The window CAATAGTGTAGCTCTCAGGGTTAACTTTTCATTTTGATGGCAGTTTATCTACGCTCGCTCGGCTAATTCAAACCAGCGTTCGGTATATTCTTCAATCTGCTGTTCCAGGGCAGCATATTCATCGGATTTTTCTCGAAGTTCCTCGTGATCAAGCTCACCACTGTTAATTTCGGCTCCAAGTTTTTCCTTCTGTTTTTCAAGCTTATCTATTTTATTTCCCAGCTTTTTGTACTCTCTTCGCTCGTTGTAGCTTAAGCGTTCATCATAACTGTTATCCGATTTTTTCTGACCATTTGGAGATTTAGTAGCCTCAGGTGTCTCTTTAGTACGTTCTTTGGTTTCTTGTTCTTTTTTTAGCTCACGGTACTCTTCGTAAGTGCCATGATGATCGTGAATTTTGCCTTCCCCCTCAAAAACAAGGTAGTGTTCCACCAGCTTATCCATAAAAAAGCGATCGTGCGAAACGATGATCAGGCAGCCACCAAATCCCATTAAAAATTCTTCGAGTTTATTAAGTGTAAGCAGGTCGAGGTCGTTGGTTGGTTCGTCAAGGATCAGAAAGTTGGGATTTTCGAGCAGTACCATCATGAGGCTAAGCCGACGTTTTTCACCTCCGCTGAGGTTTTCAACCGGTGTATATTGCATCTCGGACGTAAACATAAAGTGCTTCAAAAATTGGGAGGCTGAAATCTTTGAGCCATCGGCCAGCTCAACTACTTTTCGAACACTTTCGATGATGTCAATAACACGTTGCTCCTCATCAAAATTGAGTCCTTCCTGCCGGTAATGTCCAAAGGCGATGGTTTCGCCCACACGACGCTTGCCAGAATCAGGTTCTTCTTCACCGGTCAGTATTTTCAAAAAGGTACTTTTACCTACACCATTTTCTCCGATGATGCCGATGCGTTCGCCTTTCTGAAAATCGTAGTAAAAACTGTCAAGGATCTGCTCGTCGCCGTAACTTTTGGATACATTTAGTAGTTCCAGAATTTTGCCTCCCATCCGTTGCATATCCATTTGCAGGCGTAATTCGGGATCCTCGGGCCCTGTGTTGAGTTCATCTTCGAGTTCCTTGAAGTCATCAATACGTGATTTTGATTTGGTGGTCCGGGCTTTGGGCGATCGACGCATCCATTCCAGTTCTTGCTTGTATAGCTGGTTGGCTTTATGGGCGCGTTTTCGCTCAATTTCACGTCGCTCGGCGCGTTTCTGCAAAAAGTACTGATAGTTGCCTTGGTGATGGTACAATTTGCCGTTTTCCAGCTCAATGATATGATCGCAAACCCGATCCAGGAAATAGCGGTCGTGCGTAACCATCAGCAGTGTTTTGTTGGTGGATTTGAGATAATCCTCGAGCCACTCAATCATCTCAATATCAAGGTGGTTGGTAGGCTCATCCAAAATGAGCATATCGGGGTCGTCAAGTAGAACAAAAGCCAGAGCCACCCGCTTTCGCTGTCCACCGGAAAGAGTATCAATGGATTGATCAAGATCATGGATGTTCAATTTGCCCAAGATCTGTTCCATGCGCTGCTCGTAATCCCAGGCGTTGGCTGCATCCATTTTAGAGGCTGCCTTATCAAACGCTTGCTGCGTTTTTTCATTGTAATTATTGGCTTGGGCTTCAACGGCGCGCTCATATTCTTGAATGAGGCGTACCATCTTATTGTTGCTTTGCGAAATATAGTCGCGGATCGACAGTTCTTTATCCAGATCGGGGTCTTGCTCAAGAAAACCGATACTTACATCGTTTTGGATCATCACTTTACCCTCATCAGGCGTTTCTTTGCCGGCCAATATTTTTAGTAAAGTAGATTTTCCGGTGCCGTTTTCGGCGATAAGGGCTGTTTTATCACCTTGGGATATTCCAAATGTAAGTTCTTCAAAAAGAACTTTATGGCCAAAGTTTTTGGATAGATTTTCAGTAGAAAGATACGTCATTGATAATAGGTAGAGTCGAGTGCATTACTTCAAAAATGGTTTGCTAAAATAAGGAACCCAACTACCACATAGAAATGTTGATCATGGCAAATGTTATATATGAATTTAGAATTTTGATTTGTGCTCTCCGTTAAAATCCCGATTTTCGGAGAGCTATTTTAATTTACAACAAATTTCGCACTATGGATTTTTCAGCCCTTCCTAAAGTGGAGCTCCATCTACATCTGGACTGTTCACTCAGTTTTGATGTTGTTCAGCAACTTAATTCCAAAATAAGCAGGGAAGAGTACCGTAGCCGCTTTGTTGCTCCCGATAAATGTCGCGATCTGGCAGATTATATTCGACGATCAGAAAATGCTGTTTCCTTAATGCAGGATGAAGAATCTTTGCGGCTTGTTGTTGGGGATCTCTTTAATCAGCTTGAAGCGGATAACATTATCTATGTTGAAATTCGTTTTGCACCACTTTTACATATACAAGAAGATCTTACTGCAGAACAAGTTGTAAATACTGTTAATGAGGCGGTAGAAGAGCAGGTGGAAACTACTGGTATTGAAGGGGGGATAATATTGTGTACGCTCCGTCACTATTCGGAGGAGCAAAGTATGCGTACGGTACAACTGGTTGAGGAATTTGCTGATTCCAGCAGGGTAGTGGGATTTGATATTGCTGCTGATGAGGCAGGATTCCCGATTGATGAACACGTTTCGGCGTTTGAGTATGCAAATGCAAAGGGATTAAATTGCACCGCTCATGCCGGAGAAGCTTGTGGGGCAGAAAGTGTGTGGGAAACCCTGGAGCAGTTTAAGCCGTCGCGCATTGGTCACGGTGTGCGGAGTGTCGAGGACCCGGAGCTAATGGAATATTTAAACGAGCACGATATCCATTTGGAAGTTTGTCCTACAAGTAATGTACAAACGAATGTTTTTGAAACGATTGAAGATCATTCTATAAATACACTTTCTAATAATGGTATCTCGCTGAGCGTAAATACTGATACGAGAACGATTTCAGATGTGACGTTGGATAGCGAATACCAATTGTTGGAACAGGTTTTTGATTGGGATAAGGAGCGATTTTTGGATGCTAATTTGGAGGCTATTGATCACGCTTTTACGAATGAGCCAACAAAAGAAAAGCTCCGCAGAACAATCTGCGAAGCTTATCTGAATAATTAAAAATAGGATTTAAGACCCTCAGGATTTTACAACAATTCAGAGTCTACATAAAAGATTCAATAGTTTTAACTCCTGAGGGATTGAGATATCTCTATTCCTTTTCCTTTACGACTTTTCCATCCACAATTACTGAACTAATATGCGTTGTGTATTCCAGGGGATCGCCATCAAAAAGTACAAGATCGGCATCTTTACCCTCAGCCAATGAGCCTACCCGGTTATCGATACCCAGAATTTCGGACGGTGCTTTGGTAAGGGCATATAGAGCTCTTTCGCGATCTAAACCGTAGGCGGTAGCAATGGCTGCTTCATAGAGAATGATTCTCGTTTTGGGTACGTAGCCCTCAAATCCGCTTTGAAAAGCAAAAGGGATATCGGCTTCAGCAAGTTTAGAGGCCGTGGTGAAGCTGGCATTTTGTGTTGCCCCATACGTACGGACCATCGTAGGATGAATAATAACCGGCACATCGGCTTTTTTAATTTCATCGATCAGCTGATATGCTTCTGCAGCACCATCAAGAATAAGATCAAAGCCAAACTCTTCTTGAAGTCGCAGGGCGTTCATGATATCAGTAGAACGCTGGGCGGTAATCAATGCTTTAAGTTCGCCTTCAAGAACATCTGCCAGTGCTTCCATTTCAAGGTTTTTGGATGGACGTTTCTCGGGATCGTCAGCATTGCGTTTTTCAAGATAATCTTGAGCATCAATAAACTTTTGACGGAGCATCGCAATCCCTTTTGCATCGGTACCGGGACTGCTAAAATTGCGTTCAACCGAAGGGCCTAATGTAAAGGCTACGGTCGTAGCCGATTCCACCAATGCTTCGTCAACGGTATTATAGGGCGTTTTGGCAATCATCGTTTGCCCGCTTGCCAGTGCTCCCGGGCCATGGCCGGTATGGGTTGTTGTTACTCCTTTATTAAGCACAAACTTGACGAGTTCTTCACGTGCATTGTAGGCATCAAAAGCTCGTAATTGTGGTTGGATGGGGCTGGAGGTTTCCAACTGGTTTTGGTCATCATCACGGTTATAGATACCGGCCAGGCCTACAACGCTGTGGGCATCTACCAATCCCGGGGTTACAACAGATGCTTGATGGGTTTCATAAGCAGATGGGATATCTACTTCAGAAGCTGAACCAACAGCCTCAATTTTGTCATTATTGATGAGCACCACTCCATTTACAATTTTATCGCCTTCCATTGTATAAAGAGTGTCAGCCTGCACTGCTATCTGGGCATTGGCTAACGTGCCGAATCCAAAAAGGATGGCAAAAAGAAAAAGTGTTATTCGGTTTTTCATAATGCTAAAAATTTAAAACTTAAATTCTTTTTACGTTCTAAACGTAAGTTTGGGGTTATGCCTTAGTCACCAAAGTGATGGTTGTGGGCTGCGCCGTCAAATACTTTGAATCCTCCGGTAGAGTATTTACGATCTCGGGGATTCGCGTAATCAAACTGCTTGATGCCTTCTACCCACGTCTGTTGTACACGCGTGTAAACGCTAAGCGGATCACCCGTTAGTACCACAAAGTCGGCATCTTTGCCCGGCTCTAAGGTGCCTACGCGATCTTGTAGATCCATCATTTTAGCATTTTCGATGGTTAGCGCTTTAAGAGCTGCATTGCGACTCATTCCTGCCCGTACTCCAAAAGCACCTGATCGCAGAAATAATCGGGTATCAGTAATAGATGCATCGGTATGGTATCCCACCGTCACGCCAGCCTCTTCTAATATGGCACCGTTTTCGTATTTAATATCAGAGGCCTCTGGTTTTCCACCCGGCGAATCTAACACAATTATAGAAGCCATAGCATCCGATTTAGCAATTTCATCAGCAACTTTCCAGGCTTCGCTCACGTGATGGAGTACTAATCGAAAATCAAATTCTTCTGACAGTCGAATGGCAGTTAAAATATCGTAATGGCGGTGCGTATGGAAGTGTACAATCCGTTCACCATTTAATACTTCTACCAAGGCTTCCATACCCACATCACGTTTAGGCATCTTATCGGGATCACCATCAGCTTCTTCAACCTGTCCTTTATAATCTTGGGCCTTGTTGAATAGTTCGCGAACCATGGAAGCAGATTTTGCACGCGTACCGGGGAAGGGAGCACTGCCAATGGAGTTTGTCCCATTAGCCATTTTGAGTCCACCAGCAATACCTTCTTCGGGGTCTACGACCAGCATTTCTTCAATCTTATCTGCATTACGGAGTTTTAGGTAGGCCGTCTGACCACTCATAAGATGACCCGATCCCGGCATTACATTAACGGTCGTTACGCCGCCGGCCAGCGCTTTTTTAAAGGTTTCGCTGTGGGGATCAATGCTGTCTATTATGCGTGCATCAGGATGTAGGGCAGAGGAGCGATCTCCGCCATCGCCGTCACCAATATGTGAATGGGAGTCGACGAGTCCGGGCATAATCACTTTACCGCTCACATCGAATTTACGCGCATTAGATGGAATGTCAACTTCACCCTCAGTACCTACATCGAGAACTTTATCTCCTTGAATAACTAATACACCATTTTCAATAGGTTCCCCTTCAATAGGGATAATTTTAGCTCCTGTAAAAACTTTAGTTTGCTGAGCTGCTACTGCCATCGGAATACAAAAGACGATGAGCAGCACAATTTGAATAAATCGTTTCATAAATTGTCCCTGATTTTTGTTTATGATATTTTTGCGTTTTCGAAAAGTTGATTATGCTAATTAGCACTGTGTATGGCAAATGCTGTGAGGTTTGATTTTCAAGCTTTTACATACCATGGCATTATATAGGTGATGCACCGTCATTATTCAAATCAAATAATATTATATGTCTTACCGATTGCCCCCATCTGTACAAACAACCGAAGGCAATGAACGTCAGGTGGGTCTCGAAATTGAATTTGCCGGTATAGAGCCCGATGAAACCGCTAAAATTATTACAGAACTTTATGGAGGGGAAATAAAAAAAGAGCATCGCTATAGTATTGAAGTGGTAGATACTTCGCTGGGAAACTTTCGAGTGGAGTTAGATGCTCGCATTCTTCGTCGGATGGCTCAGGAAAATATTTTTGATAAGCTGGGTATTGAGCTGGAGGAAGATAATTTTCGTAAATCAATTGAAGATATTGTTGACAAACTGGCTCGAACGGTTGTACCGCTCGAAATTGTAATGCCCCCAATACCGATTTCGGAGCTTGATACATTGGAACAATTGCGCCAGGCGTTGCAAAAAAATAAGGCAGAGGGGACCCATGCGTCGATGATACACGCTTTTGGGATGCATTTAAATATTGAAGCTCCGGATCTTTCTGTAGATACGTTATTGCGATATCTGCGGAGCTTTGTGATTCTTTATCCCTGGCTTGTGAAGGT of the Fodinibius sp. Rm-B-1B1-1 genome contains:
- a CDS encoding ABC-F family ATP-binding cassette domain-containing protein: MTYLSTENLSKNFGHKVLFEELTFGISQGDKTALIAENGTGKSTLLKILAGKETPDEGKVMIQNDVSIGFLEQDPDLDKELSIRDYISQSNNKMVRLIQEYERAVEAQANNYNEKTQQAFDKAASKMDAANAWDYEQRMEQILGKLNIHDLDQSIDTLSGGQRKRVALAFVLLDDPDMLILDEPTNHLDIEMIEWLEDYLKSTNKTLLMVTHDRYFLDRVCDHIIELENGKLYHHQGNYQYFLQKRAERREIERKRAHKANQLYKQELEWMRRSPKARTTKSKSRIDDFKELEDELNTGPEDPELRLQMDMQRMGGKILELLNVSKSYGDEQILDSFYYDFQKGERIGIIGENGVGKSTFLKILTGEEEPDSGKRRVGETIAFGHYRQEGLNFDEEQRVIDIIESVRKVVELADGSKISASQFLKHFMFTSEMQYTPVENLSGGEKRRLSLMMVLLENPNFLILDEPTNDLDLLTLNKLEEFLMGFGGCLIIVSHDRFFMDKLVEHYLVFEGEGKIHDHHGTYEEYRELKKEQETKERTKETPEATKSPNGQKKSDNSYDERLSYNERREYKKLGNKIDKLEKQKEKLGAEINSGELDHEELREKSDEYAALEQQIEEYTERWFELAERA
- the add gene encoding adenosine deaminase, whose translation is MDFSALPKVELHLHLDCSLSFDVVQQLNSKISREEYRSRFVAPDKCRDLADYIRRSENAVSLMQDEESLRLVVGDLFNQLEADNIIYVEIRFAPLLHIQEDLTAEQVVNTVNEAVEEQVETTGIEGGIILCTLRHYSEEQSMRTVQLVEEFADSSRVVGFDIAADEAGFPIDEHVSAFEYANAKGLNCTAHAGEACGAESVWETLEQFKPSRIGHGVRSVEDPELMEYLNEHDIHLEVCPTSNVQTNVFETIEDHSINTLSNNGISLSVNTDTRTISDVTLDSEYQLLEQVFDWDKERFLDANLEAIDHAFTNEPTKEKLRRTICEAYLNN
- a CDS encoding amidohydrolase family protein produces the protein MKNRITLFLFAILFGFGTLANAQIAVQADTLYTMEGDKIVNGVVLINNDKIEAVGSASEVDIPSAYETHQASVVTPGLVDAHSVVGLAGIYNRDDDQNQLETSSPIQPQLRAFDAYNAREELVKFVLNKGVTTTHTGHGPGALASGQTMIAKTPYNTVDEALVESATTVAFTLGPSVERNFSSPGTDAKGIAMLRQKFIDAQDYLEKRNADDPEKRPSKNLEMEALADVLEGELKALITAQRSTDIMNALRLQEEFGFDLILDGAAEAYQLIDEIKKADVPVIIHPTMVRTYGATQNASFTTASKLAEADIPFAFQSGFEGYVPKTRIILYEAAIATAYGLDRERALYALTKAPSEILGIDNRVGSLAEGKDADLVLFDGDPLEYTTHISSVIVDGKVVKEKE
- a CDS encoding amidohydrolase family protein — translated: MKRFIQIVLLIVFCIPMAVAAQQTKVFTGAKIIPIEGEPIENGVLVIQGDKVLDVGTEGEVDIPSNARKFDVSGKVIMPGLVDSHSHIGDGDGGDRSSALHPDARIIDSIDPHSETFKKALAGGVTTVNVMPGSGHLMSGQTAYLKLRNADKIEEMLVVDPEEGIAGGLKMANGTNSIGSAPFPGTRAKSASMVRELFNKAQDYKGQVEEADGDPDKMPKRDVGMEALVEVLNGERIVHFHTHRHYDILTAIRLSEEFDFRLVLHHVSEAWKVADEIAKSDAMASIIVLDSPGGKPEASDIKYENGAILEEAGVTVGYHTDASITDTRLFLRSGAFGVRAGMSRNAALKALTIENAKMMDLQDRVGTLEPGKDADFVVLTGDPLSVYTRVQQTWVEGIKQFDYANPRDRKYSTGGFKVFDGAAHNHHFGD
- a CDS encoding amidoligase family protein; translated protein: MSYRLPPSVQTTEGNERQVGLEIEFAGIEPDETAKIITELYGGEIKKEHRYSIEVVDTSLGNFRVELDARILRRMAQENIFDKLGIELEEDNFRKSIEDIVDKLARTVVPLEIVMPPIPISELDTLEQLRQALQKNKAEGTHASMIHAFGMHLNIEAPDLSVDTLLRYLRSFVILYPWLVKVLNIDMTRRISPFVDPFPEKYVRKILSPDYSPDKDKLIEDYIAVNPTRNRPVDMMPIFGMLNKDLIAPVMEGEKNDPRPTFHYRLPNSRIDDSNWRFELEWDHWLVVEELAENDEMLDKLSRLYLLRRKQTVISFRKEWADTIEILLDIDE